The Chanos chanos chromosome 16, fChaCha1.1, whole genome shotgun sequence genome has a window encoding:
- the LOC115829668 gene encoding epithelial membrane protein 1, whose amino-acid sequence MLVLLAGIFLVHVTCIILLLAATIENGWWVGNNLSTDIWARWVKTPNGAWNYTDLPANYPEDYLQAVQASSVLACIFSILGLFVFVGQLFTLAKGRRFVFSGFFQLVACLCIMIAASIYTDIFHKSESGNYGPSFILAWISFVLTFISCIIYFVLRKKTA is encoded by the exons ATGTTGGTTCTACTTGCCGGAATTTTCCTCGTGCACGTCACATGCATCATCCTCCTCCTCGCCGCCACCATTGAGAAT GGCTGGTGGGTGGGAAACAACCTGTCCACCGATATCTGGGCCCGCTGGGTCAAGACGCCGAACGGAGCTTGGAACTACACAGACCTCCCCGCGAACTACCCGGAAG ACTACCTCCAGGCAGTGCAGGCAAGCTCCGTGCTGGCTTGTATATTCTCCATCCtgggtctgtttgtgtttgtgggtcaACTTTTCACCTTGGCCAAAGGCAGGAGGTTCGTCTTCTCTGGATTTTTCCAGCTCGTAGCAT GCCTTTGTATCATGATTGCTGCCTCCATTTACACTGACATCTTCCACAAATCGGAGTCCGGCAATTATGGCCCCTCATTCATCCTGGCGTGGATCTCCTTCGTCCTAACCTTCATCTCCTGCATCATCTACTTTGTCCTGCGCAAGAAAACGGCGTGA